In Streptomyces sp. DG2A-72, one genomic interval encodes:
- the clpS gene encoding ATP-dependent Clp protease adapter ClpS, with protein sequence MGHVTSPAPVEIERPQSAEEVFAVPEPDVPWVTIVHNDPVNLMSYVTYVFQTYFGYSKDKATKLMLDVHHKGRAVVSSGTREEMERDVQAMHGYGLWATLQHDRK encoded by the coding sequence ATGGGCCATGTGACGTCACCCGCGCCCGTAGAGATCGAACGCCCCCAGTCGGCGGAGGAGGTCTTCGCCGTACCCGAGCCGGACGTCCCCTGGGTCACGATCGTGCACAACGACCCGGTCAACCTCATGAGCTATGTGACCTATGTCTTCCAGACGTACTTCGGCTACTCGAAGGACAAGGCCACCAAGCTCATGCTCGACGTCCACCACAAGGGCCGGGCGGTCGTCTCCAGCGGGACCCGCGAGGAGATGGAGCGCGACGTGCAGGCGATGCACGGCTACGGTCTGTGGGCCACCCTCCAGCACGACCGGAAATGA